One segment of Fructilactobacillus hinvesii DNA contains the following:
- the rbsK gene encoding ribokinase → MKNVVVVGSTNVDKVLNVEKYALPGETLAINSYQQSHGGGKGANQAIAAARSGAQTTFITKLGNDEDGKQMLTGFQNDHINIDHLVTTDQAQTGKAYITVDKSGQNSIYVYGGANMELTASDVEAHQEVIAQADRVIAQLEIPLEAIIAAFKIAKAHGVQTILNPAPAKELPEELLRLTDVITPNETEAQTLTGIEVADEVSMLDNAMVFFSKGISMVIITVGSKGAFYATPQAHGFIPAFKVKAVDTTAAGDTFIGALASQLEMDNSNIEDAMLYANRASSLTVQVAGAQNSIPTRKQVEAANQKTDHTHEQIEREKEQAAQYVAARIPNHIVLGLGSGTTAAYFVKAIHDRIEKEHLDIECVATSVGTQQLAEKLGMRMLDVNTIDAVELTVDGADIVDDHLDGIKGGGAALLFEKLVANMSKRNVWIVDPRKPRHTLEGQMLPVEVVPFGGMGVFRYLRDHGYQPAFRFQENGDILATDSGNYLIDITIPKDADLQALSENLKKQTGVVEHGLFLNICDEMVVGGDQVKVVKREDLKQD, encoded by the coding sequence ATGAAAAATGTTGTGGTAGTCGGATCAACGAACGTTGATAAGGTCTTAAACGTCGAAAAATACGCGTTACCGGGTGAAACACTGGCGATTAACAGTTACCAACAATCCCATGGTGGTGGTAAGGGAGCCAATCAAGCGATTGCAGCTGCTCGTTCAGGCGCGCAAACGACCTTTATTACGAAACTTGGTAATGATGAAGACGGAAAGCAAATGTTAACTGGGTTTCAAAATGATCACATAAACATTGATCACTTAGTTACCACTGATCAAGCCCAAACGGGAAAAGCATACATAACGGTCGATAAGTCCGGCCAGAATTCAATTTACGTTTACGGTGGTGCCAACATGGAGTTGACGGCTTCTGATGTTGAAGCGCATCAGGAAGTAATTGCGCAGGCAGACCGGGTGATTGCCCAACTAGAAATTCCTCTAGAGGCCATTATTGCAGCCTTTAAAATTGCCAAGGCCCATGGAGTGCAAACGATTCTGAATCCAGCTCCTGCCAAGGAATTACCGGAAGAATTATTGCGACTAACGGACGTGATTACGCCCAACGAGACGGAAGCGCAGACGTTAACCGGAATTGAAGTGGCTGATGAAGTTTCAATGCTCGATAACGCGATGGTCTTCTTTAGCAAGGGGATTTCGATGGTGATCATTACGGTTGGTTCCAAAGGAGCGTTTTACGCCACGCCACAAGCCCATGGATTTATTCCGGCTTTTAAGGTGAAAGCGGTTGATACCACGGCTGCCGGAGATACCTTTATCGGAGCCCTGGCTTCCCAACTGGAAATGGATAACAGCAACATTGAGGATGCAATGTTATACGCTAACCGGGCTTCCTCATTGACAGTTCAAGTAGCGGGAGCGCAAAATTCCATCCCAACCCGAAAACAAGTGGAAGCTGCCAACCAGAAGACTGATCACACGCACGAACAAATTGAACGGGAAAAGGAACAAGCAGCCCAATACGTGGCAGCCCGAATACCGAATCACATTGTGTTAGGGCTCGGTTCTGGTACCACCGCTGCCTACTTTGTGAAAGCCATTCACGACCGAATTGAAAAGGAACATTTAGACATCGAATGTGTGGCAACTTCCGTTGGCACCCAACAACTAGCAGAAAAACTAGGCATGCGGATGTTAGATGTGAACACGATTGATGCCGTGGAACTGACCGTGGATGGTGCAGACATCGTGGACGACCACCTGGATGGAATTAAGGGTGGGGGAGCAGCGCTGCTGTTTGAGAAACTAGTTGCTAACATGTCAAAACGGAACGTTTGGATTGTGGACCCGAGAAAACCACGGCACACGCTGGAAGGCCAAATGTTGCCGGTTGAAGTTGTTCCGTTTGGTGGGATGGGCGTCTTCCGTTACCTCCGTGATCACGGTTACCAACCAGCCTTCCGTTTCCAAGAAAACGGGGACATCCTCGCCACTGATTCTGGGAACTACCTGATTGACATCACGATTCCCAAGGATGCTGATTTGCAGGCGTTATCCGAAAACCTCAAGAAACAAACTGGGGTGGTGGAACACGGGTTGTTCCTAAACATCTGCGACGAAATGGTTGTTGGTGGTGACCAGGTCAAGGTGGTGAAGCGCGAAGATTTGAAGCAGGACTAG
- the trhA gene encoding PAQR family membrane homeostasis protein TrhA yields MLTQYRNSKDYQILNEILSALTHGIGVALSIAGLVMLILRGVQEGGALRITCFAIYGSILILFYLASTLFHSLSFTPAKHVFQVFDHSAIYILIAGTYLPYCLITIGGWLGWTTLIVIWLMAIAGIIYKSVYGNRFPVISTVIYVVMGWACLVDAWPLWRNLSHLSFWLLFAGGVAFTLGAVIYSFKRIWFGHVIWHLFVMLGTVLMYFSIYLSV; encoded by the coding sequence ATGCTTACTCAATATCGTAACAGCAAAGACTATCAAATTTTAAATGAAATTCTCAGCGCTCTCACCCACGGGATCGGTGTCGCCCTCAGCATTGCCGGCCTGGTCATGCTCATTTTACGAGGAGTACAAGAAGGAGGTGCCTTACGAATCACCTGCTTTGCCATCTACGGCTCCATCCTGATTCTTTTTTACTTGGCTTCGACCCTGTTTCACAGCCTTTCCTTTACACCAGCCAAGCACGTCTTTCAAGTTTTTGACCATTCCGCTATCTACATCTTGATTGCCGGCACTTATCTCCCCTATTGCCTAATTACCATTGGCGGTTGGCTCGGCTGGACCACCCTCATCGTAATTTGGTTAATGGCCATCGCTGGCATTATTTACAAGTCCGTGTACGGCAACCGGTTTCCAGTTATTTCAACTGTCATTTACGTAGTGATGGGCTGGGCTTGTTTAGTAGACGCCTGGCCGTTGTGGCGCAATCTTAGTCACTTGAGTTTCTGGCTCCTGTTTGCGGGTGGGGTGGCCTTTACGCTGGGGGCCGTGATTTATAGTTTTAAACGGATCTGGTTCGGGCACGTAATCTGGCACTTGTTTGTGATGCTGGGAACGGTGTTGATGTATTTTTCGATTTATTTGAGTGTGTGA
- a CDS encoding aspartate aminotransferase family protein encodes MSRNESLLHQESEGLAPASRIKFFDVVLKSGKGAILTDADGNDYIDLLSSASSTNTGHAHPHVVKAIQEQAARLIQYTPAYFATEPEIELVKRLTALAPIEGPAKLAFGNSGSDANDAIIKFARAYTGRQNVVSFTGAYHGSTYGSITTSAVSLNMARKIGPLLPGVVKVPFPSHWDKLSYETEDEFCDRMFAAFKQPFETYLPADETALVEIEAIQGDGGFCKAPERYLNQVYQFCQDHGILFAVDEVNQGLGRTGKMWSIDHFPDVHPDLIAVGKSIASGLPLSAVIGRAEVIDSLAAPGNVYTTAGNPVTTAAANATLDVIESEHLVERSARLGKQARQFFLNLRERYHFLGDVRIYGLNGGVDVVDPTTKQPDSEAASMLITRLFELGVLMITVRGNVLRFQPPLVIPEETLQQAFATIKQACSELAAGKIAKPSHKIGW; translated from the coding sequence ATGTCACGGAACGAATCACTACTGCACCAAGAATCGGAAGGACTGGCTCCTGCCAGCCGGATTAAATTTTTTGACGTGGTCCTCAAATCCGGTAAAGGTGCCATTCTAACCGACGCAGATGGAAACGACTACATTGATTTACTCTCAAGTGCCTCATCAACGAACACTGGGCACGCGCATCCGCACGTGGTTAAAGCCATTCAGGAACAAGCGGCTCGCTTAATTCAATACACGCCGGCTTACTTTGCCACCGAACCTGAAATTGAGTTAGTCAAACGCCTAACGGCTCTGGCTCCAATTGAAGGTCCAGCTAAGCTCGCGTTCGGTAACTCTGGTTCAGACGCTAATGATGCCATTATCAAGTTTGCTCGGGCCTACACTGGGCGGCAAAACGTAGTGAGTTTTACCGGTGCCTACCATGGTTCTACCTATGGTTCCATTACGACTTCAGCCGTTAGTTTGAACATGGCGCGCAAGATTGGACCGTTACTGCCGGGGGTAGTAAAAGTTCCATTCCCCAGTCATTGGGATAAACTGTCCTACGAAACGGAAGACGAATTCTGCGACCGCATGTTTGCGGCATTTAAACAACCGTTTGAAACCTACTTACCAGCCGATGAAACGGCATTAGTGGAAATTGAAGCGATTCAGGGAGACGGTGGCTTCTGTAAGGCTCCCGAACGCTATCTGAACCAGGTCTACCAGTTCTGTCAGGACCACGGGATTTTGTTTGCCGTCGATGAAGTTAACCAAGGACTCGGCCGAACCGGGAAAATGTGGAGCATTGATCACTTCCCAGACGTTCATCCAGATCTAATTGCGGTGGGAAAGTCGATTGCCTCTGGTTTGCCATTGAGTGCCGTGATTGGACGAGCAGAAGTAATTGATTCATTGGCAGCCCCTGGGAACGTTTATACAACGGCCGGAAACCCGGTTACAACGGCGGCTGCCAACGCCACCCTCGATGTCATTGAATCAGAACACTTAGTCGAACGTAGCGCCCGGCTTGGAAAGCAAGCTCGTCAGTTCTTCCTTAATTTACGCGAGCGTTATCATTTTCTTGGCGACGTCCGGATCTATGGTTTAAACGGTGGGGTTGACGTTGTAGATCCCACTACGAAACAACCCGATTCTGAAGCTGCTTCGATGCTGATCACCCGCTTGTTTGAACTCGGGGTGCTCATGATTACCGTCCGGGGTAACGTGTTACGCTTCCAACCACCCTTGGTTATTCCCGAGGAAACGTTGCAACAAGCCTTTGCGACGATTAAGCAGGCTTGTTCGGAATTGGCGGCCGGCAAAATTGCCAAACCTAGTCACAAGATTGGCTGGTAA
- a CDS encoding ammonium transporter → MAVNVLFIFLCSILVFVMTPGLAFFYGGMVPRRDINNTLMAVFIMCCVPVLLWVICGYSLSFSGNNWNIIGNLHNFFLNNVKFNAGAATTGGSITNIAFLIFQMMFALITPALFVGAVVERINFRFLILFVVLWSLFVYYPLVHIVWGGGFLQSLGVLDFAGGLVVHINAGVTALLLAYFLGPRLIQEKGSPKSLSWVLLGTTFLWIGWYGFNAGSAFAINGIAMQAMLTTTVATATAMLVWVILDVCTKRNATLFGICSGAICGLVAITPACGFVSVESSMIIGAIATMASYGFITVIKPKLKIDDTLDAFGCHGISGIVGSILTGLFASKAINPAVTHNGWLAGGNFHQFGIQLGATLFTVAFTTVVVTIIIVVLKQVMSMRMRHEEEIVKREMADLQ, encoded by the coding sequence ATGGCGGTTAACGTGTTATTCATCTTTTTGTGTTCGATTCTGGTCTTTGTCATGACACCGGGGCTAGCATTTTTCTATGGGGGAATGGTTCCGCGGCGTGACATTAACAATACGTTAATGGCCGTTTTCATCATGTGTTGTGTTCCCGTGTTATTGTGGGTGATTTGCGGATACTCATTATCGTTTTCGGGTAACAATTGGAACATCATTGGGAACCTGCACAACTTCTTTTTAAACAACGTGAAGTTTAACGCCGGGGCAGCTACCACCGGGGGAAGCATTACCAACATTGCCTTTTTGATTTTTCAAATGATGTTTGCGTTAATCACCCCGGCCCTGTTTGTTGGAGCGGTGGTGGAACGAATCAACTTCCGATTTTTGATTTTGTTCGTAGTGCTGTGGTCGTTATTCGTGTACTACCCACTGGTTCACATTGTGTGGGGTGGGGGTTTCTTACAAAGCCTCGGAGTATTGGATTTTGCCGGGGGACTGGTAGTGCACATTAACGCCGGAGTGACAGCTCTGTTGCTGGCTTACTTTCTTGGACCACGTTTGATTCAGGAAAAAGGGAGCCCAAAGAGTTTGAGCTGGGTGTTACTTGGAACGACCTTTCTTTGGATTGGTTGGTATGGATTTAACGCTGGGTCTGCCTTTGCCATCAACGGCATCGCAATGCAAGCCATGTTAACCACGACGGTCGCAACCGCAACGGCAATGTTAGTTTGGGTCATTCTCGACGTCTGTACGAAACGGAACGCTACTTTATTTGGAATTTGTTCTGGAGCCATTTGTGGTCTGGTTGCCATTACACCGGCCTGTGGATTTGTTTCCGTTGAGAGTTCCATGATTATCGGTGCCATTGCTACGATGGCGAGTTACGGATTCATCACCGTGATTAAACCCAAGCTCAAGATTGATGACACGTTAGACGCTTTTGGTTGCCATGGAATTTCTGGAATCGTCGGCAGTATCTTAACCGGACTTTTCGCTAGCAAGGCAATTAACCCAGCTGTAACGCACAACGGTTGGCTCGCCGGTGGAAACTTCCATCAGTTTGGCATTCAACTGGGGGCAACGTTGTTCACAGTTGCCTTTACCACGGTTGTGGTTACGATTATCATCGTGGTCCTGAAGCAAGTGATGAGCATGCGGATGCGTCATGAGGAAGAAATTGTGAAACGAGAAATGGCTGATTTACAGTAA
- a CDS encoding GIY-YIG nuclease family protein, protein MQPFTIQTFFPTGDPSGFRVTEITRDSLQAYYIPKANLKTAIEQRPALAWNGVYTLFDASNATKAYIGEAENIGNRLKQHANPQENWWNIAVAFVINNRTHQLSKADIKFLENLMYSKAKSAKQMQLVNVNTPHQSFVTESRKYDLKSNFASIDILLRSLGFPLFVKREDSKSPISSNLNNDEIQVYLTNRNATASGIYSQHKKTLTVLAGSRVTDLEPTNSFAMEKQLNKLIQTGIIKDHFFTRDYQFNSASMAANILSKGNYSGPQVWHDQNQHPLNKLEQLSPSLLTKNRDLFHLVARGANAQASYDFKTKKTTVIKGSKLASKTAKSFSQTKLLTSLVHQQVITNNTFTKNYTFTSSSTAATIICKAPMSGPATWINNEGIRLKDLNNH, encoded by the coding sequence ATGCAACCATTTACAATCCAAACCTTCTTTCCCACTGGTGATCCCAGTGGTTTTCGAGTCACAGAAATTACTCGTGATTCTCTGCAAGCCTACTACATCCCAAAAGCCAACCTCAAAACAGCGATTGAACAACGTCCTGCATTAGCATGGAATGGGGTTTACACCCTATTTGACGCTAGTAACGCTACGAAAGCTTACATCGGAGAAGCAGAAAACATTGGCAATCGGTTAAAACAACATGCGAATCCCCAAGAAAATTGGTGGAACATCGCAGTGGCCTTTGTCATTAATAATCGAACTCACCAACTTTCTAAAGCAGACATTAAGTTTTTAGAAAATTTAATGTACTCAAAAGCAAAGTCAGCTAAGCAAATGCAACTTGTGAATGTGAATACCCCACATCAGTCATTTGTAACTGAATCAAGAAAGTATGATTTAAAAAGCAATTTTGCTAGTATTGATATTTTGCTAAGGTCGTTAGGATTCCCGCTCTTTGTGAAAAGAGAGGACTCTAAATCACCAATCTCCTCAAATTTAAATAATGATGAAATCCAGGTTTACTTAACTAATCGAAATGCAACTGCTTCAGGAATTTATTCACAGCACAAAAAAACGCTTACAGTTCTAGCCGGTTCACGTGTAACCGATCTTGAACCAACGAATTCCTTTGCAATGGAAAAACAATTAAACAAGTTGATTCAAACTGGTATCATCAAAGATCATTTTTTTACCCGTGACTATCAATTTAATTCGGCTTCTATGGCAGCTAACATTCTTAGTAAAGGAAATTACAGTGGTCCTCAAGTTTGGCATGATCAAAACCAGCATCCCCTTAATAAGCTAGAACAGTTATCCCCCTCTTTACTCACTAAAAATCGAGATCTGTTTCACCTTGTAGCCAGAGGTGCTAACGCCCAGGCTTCCTATGATTTTAAAACAAAGAAGACCACTGTTATTAAAGGATCAAAGCTAGCTTCAAAAACCGCTAAATCGTTTTCTCAAACAAAATTATTAACAAGTTTAGTCCACCAACAGGTCATTACAAATAATACCTTTACTAAAAACTACACTTTTACATCATCATCAACGGCGGCGACCATTATCTGCAAAGCTCCAATGAGTGGTCCTGCTACTTGGATAAATAACGAAGGCATCCGCCTTAAAGATCTCAATAACCACTAA
- a CDS encoding MazG-like family protein encodes MDINEHRDWLVNFYKQRNWYEYSPLIRMNYLNGEMGELNRAVIAYEIGRDHPGEADKNHDQRLADIKEEMADVLDQVLILSNKYDISVSDLLEQSETKFKKRFDL; translated from the coding sequence ATGGACATTAATGAGCATCGTGACTGGTTAGTTAATTTTTACAAACAAAGAAATTGGTACGAATACTCCCCATTAATTAGAATGAATTATTTAAATGGAGAAATGGGCGAATTGAATAGAGCGGTGATTGCTTATGAAATTGGGAGAGATCACCCCGGTGAAGCTGATAAAAATCATGATCAACGCTTAGCCGATATTAAAGAGGAAATGGCGGATGTTTTGGATCAAGTTCTAATTCTGAGTAATAAGTATGATATTAGTGTTTCTGATTTGCTGGAACAAAGTGAAACTAAATTTAAAAAGCGGTTTGATTTGTGA
- a CDS encoding type I restriction endonuclease subunit R, which produces MAEDQFEKAVIKKLEDEGWTYRPELSNKPDDILYQHWRDILNRNNRAKLDGTPLSDEEFNQLKLELEKNKTPCDAQLVIAGAGGIGTLPLTRDDGSQIEMEIFYGDEVAGGRSEYEVVNQITFKHLANTLSRERRIDVLLLINGLPVAHIEEKDESLQNQWNAFEQLKKYDDDGMYTGLMSFVQVQFILSQHSAHYFARPKSPSDYNQDFVFGWRDANGKDVTDTMEFIHQVMGIPALHRLVTVNMIPDAENGNLMVMRSYQIQATRAILERMKKMDNDQFIEREGGYVWHTTGSGKTVTSFKVAQLLASMPKVRNVLFIVDRVDLVDQTLNNFRSFAYQQFKNRIKKVKGHELKRALHLKNNGSHIYLITVQGLHRAVKRDLKSDERMVILMDEAHRSASGDAVKEIKAALPNTTWFGFTGTPNFYSDEIHDIKTSRDVSTHDIFGPRLHQYTIKDAIGDGNVLGFDVTYYETDIEKKEHPDYSDAELEKAAYTSTAYREAVVQDIVAHWHENADGPLEAGQRQPNQFHAMLAVSGKQAVVAYYHLFQKLAPELRVAMTFSRDETNGNGSSDLQAELKQAMKNYQKTFDTQDFLESKHPEQDYVSDITRRLAHKKPYDRKADEDRLDLVIVSDQLLTGFDSKYVNVIYMDKILKEGLLIQAMSRTNRVINKNAKPYGKVRFYRRGADMEDHVKNALVIYTLGGNDTIADAEKHASTKDDQALLNDDILASRYSQQIEKINPKLERLEEIAGSDFSQIPRSAKEQKEFSQLAAEVNGPVQQLMQQGYQLGTPAEVYNEKGEKTGKSVSLKLNSDNDFSSLQARWNDVNEKLAPEDRIDLTNLKLRLQQQNQEIIDYDRLVDLLNAYMDDQTEANRKAVENHITPLDEQSQTEISAIMDKIDDGDYQEHFDTESLKQARKAIRGELQELRIRRWADDQGYSGNQIMKLFAVYRPSTDLNDNPEFHQLIKQVEDEEKLGFFDRAQFEQAVQDFFASLH; this is translated from the coding sequence ATGGCAGAAGATCAATTTGAAAAAGCAGTAATCAAAAAATTAGAAGATGAAGGCTGGACTTATCGTCCAGAGCTTTCTAACAAACCAGATGATATCTTATACCAGCATTGGCGCGATATTTTAAATCGCAACAATCGAGCCAAATTAGACGGGACTCCTCTTTCTGATGAAGAATTTAATCAGTTAAAGTTAGAGCTTGAGAAAAATAAAACACCCTGCGATGCTCAGCTTGTCATCGCAGGGGCCGGTGGAATTGGAACCCTGCCTTTAACTCGAGACGACGGTTCTCAAATCGAAATGGAAATTTTCTACGGTGATGAAGTTGCCGGCGGCCGATCTGAGTATGAAGTCGTTAATCAGATAACGTTTAAACATCTAGCCAACACATTAAGCAGAGAACGTCGCATTGACGTCTTATTATTAATCAACGGACTCCCCGTAGCGCATATCGAAGAAAAAGACGAATCCTTGCAAAATCAATGGAATGCCTTTGAACAGTTAAAAAAATACGATGACGATGGCATGTATACGGGTTTGATGAGTTTTGTCCAGGTTCAATTCATCCTTTCCCAACATTCTGCTCATTACTTTGCCCGTCCTAAGAGTCCTTCTGACTACAACCAAGACTTTGTATTCGGATGGCGTGATGCTAACGGAAAAGACGTAACTGACACCATGGAATTTATCCATCAAGTAATGGGAATTCCAGCGTTACACCGGTTAGTCACAGTTAACATGATTCCAGATGCTGAAAACGGCAATCTAATGGTCATGCGTTCTTACCAAATTCAAGCCACCCGAGCCATTTTGGAACGTATGAAAAAGATGGATAACGATCAATTCATTGAACGTGAAGGCGGTTACGTTTGGCATACCACTGGTTCTGGAAAAACCGTTACTTCGTTTAAAGTTGCCCAATTATTGGCTTCGATGCCTAAGGTTCGCAATGTCCTCTTCATCGTTGATCGGGTTGATCTAGTTGATCAGACGCTCAATAACTTTAGAAGTTTTGCCTACCAACAATTTAAAAACCGCATTAAAAAGGTTAAAGGACACGAACTAAAGCGGGCTCTTCATTTGAAAAACAATGGTTCCCATATCTATCTAATCACGGTTCAGGGATTACACCGCGCTGTAAAAAGAGATTTAAAATCTGATGAACGAATGGTAATCCTCATGGATGAAGCCCATCGTTCTGCTAGTGGTGACGCTGTAAAAGAAATTAAGGCCGCTCTTCCAAATACCACCTGGTTTGGCTTCACTGGTACCCCTAACTTCTACAGTGATGAAATCCATGACATTAAAACTAGTCGTGATGTTTCCACTCATGATATCTTTGGTCCTCGTTTACACCAATACACCATTAAAGACGCAATCGGTGATGGAAACGTGCTGGGCTTCGACGTAACCTACTATGAAACTGACATTGAAAAGAAAGAACACCCAGACTACAGCGATGCTGAACTGGAAAAAGCGGCTTACACTAGCACTGCTTATCGTGAAGCCGTGGTTCAAGACATTGTTGCGCACTGGCACGAAAATGCCGATGGTCCCCTAGAAGCCGGGCAACGTCAGCCCAACCAATTTCATGCGATGCTCGCTGTTTCTGGAAAACAGGCAGTGGTGGCTTACTACCATCTTTTCCAAAAATTAGCTCCGGAACTGCGGGTAGCAATGACCTTCTCTCGTGATGAAACTAATGGTAATGGTTCTTCTGACTTACAAGCCGAATTAAAACAGGCAATGAAAAACTACCAGAAAACCTTTGATACCCAAGATTTTCTCGAAAGTAAGCATCCAGAACAAGATTATGTTAGTGATATTACGCGTCGGCTGGCTCACAAAAAGCCCTATGATCGTAAAGCTGATGAAGATCGGTTAGATCTAGTAATTGTTTCTGATCAATTACTAACCGGATTTGATTCCAAATATGTAAACGTAATTTATATGGACAAGATTTTGAAAGAGGGTCTCTTGATCCAAGCCATGTCGCGGACCAACCGAGTCATTAATAAGAATGCTAAACCATACGGGAAAGTCAGATTTTACAGACGTGGCGCTGACATGGAAGATCACGTTAAAAATGCACTCGTAATTTACACGTTGGGTGGTAACGATACGATTGCAGATGCAGAAAAACACGCTTCCACTAAAGATGACCAAGCTTTACTTAATGATGATATTTTGGCAAGTAGATATTCGCAGCAGATTGAAAAAATAAATCCAAAACTAGAACGTCTAGAAGAAATTGCCGGATCAGATTTTTCGCAAATTCCAAGATCAGCTAAAGAACAAAAAGAATTCTCGCAATTAGCTGCTGAAGTAAATGGACCCGTACAGCAATTAATGCAACAAGGATATCAATTAGGAACCCCAGCTGAAGTTTATAATGAAAAAGGCGAAAAAACGGGGAAATCAGTTAGTTTGAAGTTAAATTCAGATAATGACTTTAGTTCTCTCCAAGCTCGTTGGAATGACGTTAACGAAAAATTAGCCCCTGAAGATCGAATTGATTTAACCAACTTAAAATTACGTTTGCAACAGCAAAACCAAGAAATCATTGACTACGATCGGCTAGTTGATCTCTTGAATGCCTACATGGATGATCAAACAGAAGCTAATCGGAAGGCCGTTGAAAATCACATCACACCATTAGATGAACAGAGTCAAACTGAAATTAGCGCCATTATGGATAAGATTGATGATGGTGATTACCAAGAACATTTCGACACAGAGAGCTTGAAGCAAGCCAGAAAAGCCATTCGAGGTGAACTTCAAGAACTACGAATTAGACGCTGGGCAGATGATCAAGGTTACAGCGGTAACCAAATCATGAAATTATTTGCGGTTTATCGGCCTAGCACTGATTTAAACGATAACCCTGAATTTCATCAACTTATTAAACAAGTCGAAGACGAGGAAAAACTTGGTTTCTTTGATCGGGCTCAGTTTGAACAAGCGGTCCAAGATTTCTTTGCTAGTTTGCACTAA
- a CDS encoding restriction endonuclease subunit S, whose product MMLIDWEKEKLGNVTDIKGGGTPSSKIKEYWDGNIDWYTPTEVNNNGYLNHSIRKISEKGLKNSSANLLPKDTILMSSRAGIGKMAILRTPAATNQGFQSLIPKKYINSYFLYSMQNIISKSANRLASGSTFTEISGKETSKILIKLPLNIKEQAKIGRLFKKIDNLITVNQQKLEKLKLLKRALLQQLFPQNDEINPKIRFANFNNDWKQQKLGTLAKWKLGTGIKKNDLNYSNGKYVIHYADLYKMPEVIGIQDITHHSLSDEGTLVKRESILFPKSDVTPQGLARTSSLIANEVYAGSDVLIGEIKNSMTNYGPFLSFEINRNSNDILSFITGSTIRHINSKSLSKLDINITNYTEQNEIASLLIKLNYLITFKYQNKINKYDALKKALLQNMFI is encoded by the coding sequence ATGATGCTAATAGATTGGGAGAAGGAAAAACTAGGAAACGTTACAGATATTAAAGGTGGAGGAACTCCATCTTCAAAAATAAAGGAATATTGGGATGGAAATATAGATTGGTATACTCCTACTGAAGTTAATAATAATGGGTATTTGAACCACAGTATTAGGAAAATATCTGAAAAGGGACTAAAAAATAGTTCGGCTAATTTATTGCCTAAAGATACAATTCTGATGTCATCAAGAGCAGGAATTGGAAAGATGGCAATTTTAAGGACTCCTGCAGCAACCAATCAGGGGTTTCAATCTCTAATACCTAAAAAATATATTAATTCATATTTTTTATATTCCATGCAAAATATTATTTCTAAATCAGCAAATCGCCTGGCTTCCGGATCAACTTTTACAGAAATATCAGGTAAAGAAACAAGTAAGATTTTAATAAAATTACCATTGAATATTAAAGAACAAGCAAAAATTGGAAGACTATTTAAAAAAATTGATAATCTAATTACTGTCAATCAGCAAAAATTAGAAAAACTAAAATTACTAAAAAGAGCTCTACTACAGCAATTATTCCCACAAAATGATGAAATAAACCCTAAAATTAGGTTTGCTAATTTTAACAATGATTGGAAACAGCAGAAATTAGGAACCCTCGCAAAATGGAAGTTAGGAACAGGGATAAAGAAAAATGATTTAAATTATTCTAATGGTAAATATGTAATTCATTATGCAGATCTTTATAAAATGCCAGAAGTAATTGGTATACAAGATATAACTCATCATTCATTATCTGATGAAGGAACTTTAGTAAAGAGAGAATCAATTCTATTTCCCAAATCCGATGTTACACCTCAAGGATTGGCAAGAACTTCTAGTTTAATTGCTAATGAAGTTTATGCTGGCAGCGATGTTTTAATTGGAGAAATAAAAAATTCCATGACTAATTATGGACCATTTTTATCTTTCGAAATAAATAGAAATAGTAACGATATATTAAGCTTTATAACAGGATCAACAATAAGACATATAAATTCAAAATCATTATCAAAATTAGATATTAATATAACTAATTATACAGAACAGAATGAAATTGCTAGTTTGTTAATAAAATTAAATTATTTAATAACCTTCAAATATCAAAATAAAATTAATAAGTATGATGCATTAAAAAAAGCTCTACTTCAAAACATGTTTATCTAA